From Rhinolophus sinicus isolate RSC01 linkage group LG15, ASM3656204v1, whole genome shotgun sequence, the proteins below share one genomic window:
- the EME1 gene encoding crossover junction endonuclease EME1, with protein sequence MALKKSSLSLESGESDSELLPVFAFLKKEPSSTKREKIVVVDTSDSEASCPPSPTLKDPPRVPDTAETVTETQPVRVLSSASEDEEELIPLAERLTCKFLTHKQLSPEASSFPVKRVWNHQNNEGASCDWKTQPFPKIPDVPLHDITERCASNNKDPVADNRCHQLPGYQAPCPVQSNSSTGTKTNADMPLPQKRTKHNQKVQRRGSQGCQLWGRASQKEGAPRQQERKKATALVNRPKAQRLEECLKHIVVLLDPVLLQMEGGGQLLGALQAMECCCVIEAQAVPCSITWRRRAGMAEDGEESWVEEPQVLVLLLTEAFVSMIYNFKQGSLGSSEKGKETLRSFVTDITARTAGKALSLAIMDQEKCFSAPKTPGRRKQGLANREQAKEKKKQRPPEANTGPVVSRVDMEEALVDLQLHTHAQARIVQSWKELADFTCTFTKAVAEAPFKKLRDQTSFSFCLESDWARGMKVDRAGRGLAQVWRRQIQQLNRVSLEMASAVVATYPSPQLLVQAYRRCSSEQERQNLLADIQVRRGEGVTSTSRRVGPELSRRIYLQMTTLQPDLSLDSAD encoded by the exons ATGGCTCTAAAGAAGTCCTCCCTCTCACTGGAATCCGGTGAGAGTGATTCTGAGTTGCTgccagtatttgcctttctcaagAAGGAACcatcttcaacaaagagagagaagattGTAGTGGTTGACACCTCAGATTCTGAAGCCTCTTGTCCTCCATCTCCAACGTTGAAAGATCCACCACGTGTCCCAGACACAGCTGAAACTGTTACAGAAACACAGCCAGTCAGAGTGCTAAGCAGTGCAAGTGAAGATGAGGAGGAACTTATTCCCCTGGCTGAGAGGCTCACATGTAAGTTTTTGACACACAAGCAGCTGAGCCCTGAGGCCTCTAGCTTCCCAGTTAAAAGAGTTTGGAATCATCAGAATAATGAAGGAGCATCATGTGATTGGAAAACGCAGCCCTTTCCAAAGATTCCTGATGTTCCCCTCCATGACATCACAGAGAGGTGTGCATCAAATAACAAGGACCCTGTGGCAGACAATCGATGCCATCAGCTTCCAGGCTACCAAGCTCCCTGCCCTGTCCAGAGCAACAGCTCGACAGGAACCAAAACAAATGCTGACATGCCCCTGCCTCAGAAGAGAACCAAGCATAATCAGAAGGTCCAGAGGAGAGGCTCTCAGGGATGCCAGCTGTGGGGACGAGCAAGCCAGAAGGAAGGCGCCCCGCGacaacaggaaaggaagaaggccACAGCGCTGGTTAACAGGCCGAAAGCCCAGAGGCTGGAGGAGTGCTTAAAACACATCGTCGTGTTGCTGGATCCAG TGCTTTTACAGATGGAAGGTGGGGGCCAGCTCCTGGGAGCACTGCAGGCCATGGAGTGCTGCTGTGTCATTGAGGCGCAGGCCGTGCCGTGCAGCATCACCTGGAGGAGAAGGGCCGGGATGGCTGAG GATGGAGAGGAGAGCTGGGTGGAGGAGCCGCAGGTCTTGGTGCTGCTCCTGACAGAGGCGTTTGTGTCCATGATCTACAACTTCAAGCAG GGAAGTCTGGGCAGcagtgagaaagggaaggaaacactTCGGAGCTTTGTAACTGACATCACAGCAAGGACAGCAGGGAAGGCTCTGTCACTGGCGATTATGGATCAAGAGAAATGCTTCAG TGCTCCGAAAACTCcagggagaaggaaacagggaCTGGCAAACAGAGAACAGgccaaggagaaaaagaagcagagaCCGCCAGAGGCCAACACAGGACCTGTGGTGTCCAGGGTTGACATGGAGGAG GCATTGGTGGATCTGCAGCTACACACGCATGCCCAGGCCCGGATTGTGCAGAGCTGGAAAGAGCTGGCCGACTTCACGTGCACGTTCACAAAGGCTGTGGCTGAGGCACCCTTCAA GAAGCTCCGAGATCAAACTAGCTTCTCCTTCTGCCTCGAGAGTGACTGGGCCAGAGGGATGAAGGTGGACCGTGCTGGCAGAGGACTTGCTCAGGTCTGGAGGAGACAGATTCAGCAGCTGAACCGAGTCAGCCTGGAAATGGCCAGTGCTGTTGTGGCCACCTATCCCTCCCCGCAGCTCCTGGTCCAG GCTTACCGGCGCTGTTCCTCGGAGCAAGAACGCCAGAATTTGCTTGCAGACATACAGGTGCGCCGTGGGGAAGGTGTGACATCCACCTCCCGCCGTGTTGGACCAGAGCTGTCCCGGCGTATCTACCTTCAGATGACTACTCTGCAGCCAGATCTCTCTTTAGACAGTGCAGACTGA
- the MRPL27 gene encoding large ribosomal subunit protein bL27m, protein MALGALVLRSRAAVTALLSPPQAAALAVRYASKKTGGSSKNLGGKSPGKRFGLRKMEGHYVHAGNIIATQRHFRWHPGAHVGLGKKKYLYALEEGVVRFTKEVYVPNPSDSEAVDLVTRLPKGAVLYKTFVHVVPAKPEGSFKLVAML, encoded by the exons ATGGCGTTGGGGGCGCTGGTGCTGAGGTCGCGGGCAGCTG TGACGGCCCTGCTGAGCCCCCCTCAGGCTGCAGCTCTTGCCGTCAGATATGCATCCAAGAAGACAGGTGGCAGCTCCAAAAACCTTGGTGGAAAGTCACCAGGCAAACGCTTTGGCCTCAGGAAAATGGAGG GTCACTATGTTCATGCTGGCAACATCATTGCGACTCAGCGCCACTTCCGCTGGCACCCAGGTGCCCAT gtggggctggggaagaAGAAGTATCTGTACGCTCTGGAGGAGGGGGTCGTCCGCTTCACTAAAGAGGTCTACGTGCCCAACCCCAGCGACTCGGAGGCTGTGGATCTGGTCACCAGGCTGCCCAAGGGTGCTGTGCTCTACAAGACTTTTGTCCACGTGGTTCCTGCCAAGCCTGAGGGCTCCTTCAAGCTGGTAGCTATGCTTTGA
- the XYLT2 gene encoding xylosyltransferase 2 isoform X2, with amino-acid sequence MVASARVQKLVRRYKLAIATALAILLLQGLVVWSFSGLEEEEPGEKGRQRKPRPLDPGEGSKDTDSSAGRRGSASRRHGRWRGRAESPGVPVAKVVRAVTSRHRASRRVPPAPPPDAPGRQNLSGAAAGEALVGAAGFPPHGDTGSVEGAPQPTDNGFTPKCEIVGKDALSALARASSKQCQQEIANVVCLHQAGSLMPKAVPRHCQLTGKMSPGIQWDEVRARQPVDGPPVRIAYMLVVHGRAIRQLKRLIKAVYHERHFFYIHVDKRSNYLHREVVELARQYDNVRVTPWRMVTIWGGASLLRMYLRSMQDLLEVPGWAWDFFINLSATDYPTRTNEELVAFLSKNRDKNFLKSHGRDNSRFIKKQGLDRLFHECDSHMWRLGERQIPAGIVVDGGSDWFVLTRSFVEYVVYTDDPLVAQLRQFYTYTLLPAESFFHTVLENSPACESLVDNNLRVTNWNRKLGCKCQYKHIVDWCGCSPNDFKPQDFLRLQQVSRPTFFARKFESTVNQEVLEILDFHLYGSYPPSTPALKAYWENTYDVADGPSGLSDVMLTAYTAFARLSLRHASTASPPATPLCRFEPRGLPSSVHLYFYDDHFQGYLVTQAVQPSAQGPTEMLEMWLMPQGSLKLLGRSDQASRLQSLEVGTEWDPKERLFRNFGGLLGPLDEPVAMQRWARGPNLTATVVWIDPTYVVATSYDIVVDAETEVTQYKPPLSRPLRPGAWTVRLLQFWEPLGETRFLVLPLTFNRKLPLRKDDASWLHAGPPHNEYMEQSFQGLSGILNLPQPEPAEEAARLHAELTGPELEAWTDRELSSFWSVAGLCAMGSSTCPSLELCRLTSWSSLFPDPKSELGPVKTDGRLR; translated from the exons ATGGTGGCGAGCGCGCGGGTGCAGAAGCTGGTGCGGCGCTACAAACTGGCGATCGCCACAGCGCTGGCCATCCTGCTGCTGCAGGGCCTGGTAGTGTGGAGCTTCAGCGgcctggaggaggaagagccGGGCGAG aaaggaaggcagaggaagcCACGGCCGCTGGACCCGGGCGAGGGCTCCAAGGACACAGATAGTTCAGCTGGACGGCGGGGCAGCGCCAGCAGAAGGCATGGGCGCTGGCGGGGCCGTGCTGAGAGCCCGGGCGTGCCCGTGGCCAAGGTGGTGCGGGCAGTGACCAGCCGGCACAGAGCCAGCAGGCGGGTCccacccgccccacccccagACGCCCCCGGCCGCCAGAACCTGAGTGGGGCAGCAGCCGGGGAGGCACTGGTTGGGGCGGCTGGCTTCCCCCCACATGGTGACACAGGGAGTGTGGAGGGCGCCCCCCAGCCCACGGACAATGGCTTCACCCCCAAGTGTGAGATTGTGGGCAAGGACGCGCTATCTGCACTGGCCCGGGCCAGCTCCAAGCAGTGCCAGCAGGAGATCGCCAACGTGGTATGCCTGCACCAGGCCGGGAGCCTCATGCCCAAGGCTGTGCCCAGGCACTGCCAGCTGACTG GGAAGATGAGCCCCGGCATCCAGTGGGACGAGGTCCGGGCGCGGCAGCCCGTGGACGGCCCCCCAGTACGAATCGCCTACATGCTGGTGGTTCATGGCCGTGCCATCCGCCAGCTGAAGCGGCTCATCAAGGCTGTCTACCATGAGCGGCATTTCTTTTATATCCATGTGGACAAG cgcTCCAACTACCTGCACCGGGAGGTAGTGGAGCTAGCCCGGCAGTATGACAATGTGCGGGTGACACCCTGGCGCATGGTCACCATCTGGGGCGGGGCCAGCCTGCTGAGGATGTATCTTCGGAGCATGCAGGACCTGCTGGAGGTGCCTGGCTGGGCCTGGGACTTCTTCATCAACCTCAGTGCCACCGACTACCCAACCAG GACCAATGAAGAGCTGGTGGCTTTCCTGTCCAAGAACCGGGACAAAAATTTCCTCAAGTCGCATGGCAGGGACAACTccag GTTCATCAAGAAACAGGGCCTGGACCGGCTCTTCCATGAGTGTGACTCGCACATGTGGCGCCTCGGCGAGCGGCAGATCCCGGCAGGCATCGTGGTGGACGGCGGCTCCGACTGGTTTGTGCTGACGCGCAGCTTCGTGGAGTATGTTGTCTACACAGATGACCCGCTCGTGGCTCAGCTGCGCCAGTTCTACACCTACACGCTGCTCCCGGCCGAG tCCTTCTTCCATACGGTGCTGGAGAACAGCCCGGCCTGCGAGAGCCTCGTGGACAACAACCTTCGAGTCACCAACTGGAACCGCAAGCTGGGCTGCAAGTGCCAGTACAAGCACATCGTGGACTGGTGCGGCTGCTCCCCCAACGACTTCAAGCCGCAGGACTTCCTACGCTTGCAG caAGTCTCCAGACCCACCTTCTTCGCCCGGAAGTTTGAGTCAACTGTGAACCAGGAGGTTCTGGAAATCCTGGACTTCCACCTTTATGGCAGCTACCCTCCTAGCACGCCAGCCCTCAAGGCCTACTGGGAGAACACCTACGACGTGGCCGATGGCCCCAGTGGGCTCAGTGATGTCATGCTCACTGCTTACACCGCCTTTGCCCGCCTCAGCCTGCGCCATGCCTCTACTGCATCTCCGCCGGCCACCCCACTCTGCAG GTTTGAGCCCAGGGGCTTGCCGTCCAGCGTGCACCTGTATTTCTATGACGACCATTTCCAGGGCTACCTGGTGACGCAGGCGGTGCAGCCCTCAGCCCAGGGGCCGACAGAGATGCTTGAGATGTGGCTGATGCCCCAGGGGTCCCTGAAGCTGTTGGGGCGCAGTGACCAGGCCAGCCGGCTCCAGAGTTTGGAG GTTGGCACCGAGTGGGACCCCAAAGAGCGTCTTTTCCGGAACTTTGGGGGGCTGCTGGGGCCACTGGATGAGCCTGTGGCCATGCAGCGCTGGGCCCGGGGCCCCAACCTCACAGCCACCGTGGTGTGGATTGATCCCACCTATGTGGTGGCCACCTCTTATGACATCGTGGTAGACGCGGAAACTGAGGTCACGCAGTACAAGCCCCCACTGAGCCGGCCCCTGCGACCAGGGGCCTGGACTGTTCGATTGCTTCAGTTCTGGGAACCCCTGGGTGAGACCCGCTTCCTCGTGCTGCCCTTGACCTTCAACCGCAAACTACCTCTCAGGAAAG ATGATGCCAGCTGGCTGCATGCCGGGCCCCCCCACAACGAGTATATGGAACAGAGTTTCCAGGGCCTAAGCGGCATCCTGAACCTgcctcagccagagcctgcagaggAGGCCGCCAGGCTGCACGCAGAGCTCACAGGCCCTGAACTCGAGGCCTGGACAGACAGGGAACTGAGCAGCTTCTGGTCCGTGGCTGGACTGTGTGCCATGGGCTCCtccacctgcccctccctggaGCTCTGCAGACTGACCAGCTGGAGCTCTCTGTTCCCCGACCCCAAATCGGAGCTGGGGCCTGTCAAAACAGACGGGCGACTCAGGTAG
- the XYLT2 gene encoding xylosyltransferase 2 isoform X1, whose product MVASARVQKLVRRYKLAIATALAILLLQGLVVWSFSGLEEEEPGEKGRQRKPRPLDPGEGSKDTDSSAGRRGSASRRHGRWRGRAESPGVPVAKVVRAVTSRHRASRRVPPAPPPDAPGRQNLSGAAAGEALVGAAGFPPHGDTGSVEGAPQPTDNGFTPKCEIVGKDALSALARASSKQCQQEIANVVCLHQAGSLMPKAVPRHCQLTGKMSPGIQWDEVRARQPVDGPPVRIAYMLVVHGRAIRQLKRLIKAVYHERHFFYIHVDKRSNYLHREVVELARQYDNVRVTPWRMVTIWGGASLLRMYLRSMQDLLEVPGWAWDFFINLSATDYPTRTNEELVAFLSKNRDKNFLKSHGRDNSSWSAPHRFIKKQGLDRLFHECDSHMWRLGERQIPAGIVVDGGSDWFVLTRSFVEYVVYTDDPLVAQLRQFYTYTLLPAESFFHTVLENSPACESLVDNNLRVTNWNRKLGCKCQYKHIVDWCGCSPNDFKPQDFLRLQQVSRPTFFARKFESTVNQEVLEILDFHLYGSYPPSTPALKAYWENTYDVADGPSGLSDVMLTAYTAFARLSLRHASTASPPATPLCRFEPRGLPSSVHLYFYDDHFQGYLVTQAVQPSAQGPTEMLEMWLMPQGSLKLLGRSDQASRLQSLEVGTEWDPKERLFRNFGGLLGPLDEPVAMQRWARGPNLTATVVWIDPTYVVATSYDIVVDAETEVTQYKPPLSRPLRPGAWTVRLLQFWEPLGETRFLVLPLTFNRKLPLRKDDASWLHAGPPHNEYMEQSFQGLSGILNLPQPEPAEEAARLHAELTGPELEAWTDRELSSFWSVAGLCAMGSSTCPSLELCRLTSWSSLFPDPKSELGPVKTDGRLR is encoded by the exons ATGGTGGCGAGCGCGCGGGTGCAGAAGCTGGTGCGGCGCTACAAACTGGCGATCGCCACAGCGCTGGCCATCCTGCTGCTGCAGGGCCTGGTAGTGTGGAGCTTCAGCGgcctggaggaggaagagccGGGCGAG aaaggaaggcagaggaagcCACGGCCGCTGGACCCGGGCGAGGGCTCCAAGGACACAGATAGTTCAGCTGGACGGCGGGGCAGCGCCAGCAGAAGGCATGGGCGCTGGCGGGGCCGTGCTGAGAGCCCGGGCGTGCCCGTGGCCAAGGTGGTGCGGGCAGTGACCAGCCGGCACAGAGCCAGCAGGCGGGTCccacccgccccacccccagACGCCCCCGGCCGCCAGAACCTGAGTGGGGCAGCAGCCGGGGAGGCACTGGTTGGGGCGGCTGGCTTCCCCCCACATGGTGACACAGGGAGTGTGGAGGGCGCCCCCCAGCCCACGGACAATGGCTTCACCCCCAAGTGTGAGATTGTGGGCAAGGACGCGCTATCTGCACTGGCCCGGGCCAGCTCCAAGCAGTGCCAGCAGGAGATCGCCAACGTGGTATGCCTGCACCAGGCCGGGAGCCTCATGCCCAAGGCTGTGCCCAGGCACTGCCAGCTGACTG GGAAGATGAGCCCCGGCATCCAGTGGGACGAGGTCCGGGCGCGGCAGCCCGTGGACGGCCCCCCAGTACGAATCGCCTACATGCTGGTGGTTCATGGCCGTGCCATCCGCCAGCTGAAGCGGCTCATCAAGGCTGTCTACCATGAGCGGCATTTCTTTTATATCCATGTGGACAAG cgcTCCAACTACCTGCACCGGGAGGTAGTGGAGCTAGCCCGGCAGTATGACAATGTGCGGGTGACACCCTGGCGCATGGTCACCATCTGGGGCGGGGCCAGCCTGCTGAGGATGTATCTTCGGAGCATGCAGGACCTGCTGGAGGTGCCTGGCTGGGCCTGGGACTTCTTCATCAACCTCAGTGCCACCGACTACCCAACCAG GACCAATGAAGAGCTGGTGGCTTTCCTGTCCAAGAACCGGGACAAAAATTTCCTCAAGTCGCATGGCAGGGACAACTccag CTGGTCTGCTCCTCACAGGTTCATCAAGAAACAGGGCCTGGACCGGCTCTTCCATGAGTGTGACTCGCACATGTGGCGCCTCGGCGAGCGGCAGATCCCGGCAGGCATCGTGGTGGACGGCGGCTCCGACTGGTTTGTGCTGACGCGCAGCTTCGTGGAGTATGTTGTCTACACAGATGACCCGCTCGTGGCTCAGCTGCGCCAGTTCTACACCTACACGCTGCTCCCGGCCGAG tCCTTCTTCCATACGGTGCTGGAGAACAGCCCGGCCTGCGAGAGCCTCGTGGACAACAACCTTCGAGTCACCAACTGGAACCGCAAGCTGGGCTGCAAGTGCCAGTACAAGCACATCGTGGACTGGTGCGGCTGCTCCCCCAACGACTTCAAGCCGCAGGACTTCCTACGCTTGCAG caAGTCTCCAGACCCACCTTCTTCGCCCGGAAGTTTGAGTCAACTGTGAACCAGGAGGTTCTGGAAATCCTGGACTTCCACCTTTATGGCAGCTACCCTCCTAGCACGCCAGCCCTCAAGGCCTACTGGGAGAACACCTACGACGTGGCCGATGGCCCCAGTGGGCTCAGTGATGTCATGCTCACTGCTTACACCGCCTTTGCCCGCCTCAGCCTGCGCCATGCCTCTACTGCATCTCCGCCGGCCACCCCACTCTGCAG GTTTGAGCCCAGGGGCTTGCCGTCCAGCGTGCACCTGTATTTCTATGACGACCATTTCCAGGGCTACCTGGTGACGCAGGCGGTGCAGCCCTCAGCCCAGGGGCCGACAGAGATGCTTGAGATGTGGCTGATGCCCCAGGGGTCCCTGAAGCTGTTGGGGCGCAGTGACCAGGCCAGCCGGCTCCAGAGTTTGGAG GTTGGCACCGAGTGGGACCCCAAAGAGCGTCTTTTCCGGAACTTTGGGGGGCTGCTGGGGCCACTGGATGAGCCTGTGGCCATGCAGCGCTGGGCCCGGGGCCCCAACCTCACAGCCACCGTGGTGTGGATTGATCCCACCTATGTGGTGGCCACCTCTTATGACATCGTGGTAGACGCGGAAACTGAGGTCACGCAGTACAAGCCCCCACTGAGCCGGCCCCTGCGACCAGGGGCCTGGACTGTTCGATTGCTTCAGTTCTGGGAACCCCTGGGTGAGACCCGCTTCCTCGTGCTGCCCTTGACCTTCAACCGCAAACTACCTCTCAGGAAAG ATGATGCCAGCTGGCTGCATGCCGGGCCCCCCCACAACGAGTATATGGAACAGAGTTTCCAGGGCCTAAGCGGCATCCTGAACCTgcctcagccagagcctgcagaggAGGCCGCCAGGCTGCACGCAGAGCTCACAGGCCCTGAACTCGAGGCCTGGACAGACAGGGAACTGAGCAGCTTCTGGTCCGTGGCTGGACTGTGTGCCATGGGCTCCtccacctgcccctccctggaGCTCTGCAGACTGACCAGCTGGAGCTCTCTGTTCCCCGACCCCAAATCGGAGCTGGGGCCTGTCAAAACAGACGGGCGACTCAGGTAG